A single window of Brevundimonas vitisensis DNA harbors:
- a CDS encoding phage head spike fiber domain-containing protein: protein MSLGLDLDGLVLGGAVEPGIRIVPHAARYDRDRQRHAGLAAMPGGSFGRSGAGTAWTAAGVLETFASGAARITDRGLLIEGLRTNQLSLFNADPVDVAGLTPFGGATVSVVERGALIAAAGLAKVCPNGRVFRVVTTGSDQGVSIGTATTGTMATSASAWVAIESGSAAGVCLEGHGPVAATSSTELTRIGVDGVVPGASTRMRVASQGGASTFVFVLPQLETGASASSPIVTTGAAATRGGDVALLGQLALSPPYTVVCAFEPDASAWTTGAGQYVLSLSDSTDVSRVILLRSSATTVNMEIYNGAGRICLINHAVLPGQINRIAVRVAADDMNSAANGQLGAHDTAGTPEAVSLLGLGCRAITGGNALCGSVSAVTIRPGAASDAELIALTQ from the coding sequence GTGAGCCTGGGCCTGGATCTGGATGGGCTGGTTCTGGGCGGCGCGGTGGAGCCGGGGATCAGGATCGTTCCGCATGCCGCGCGATACGACCGAGACCGTCAGCGCCATGCCGGGCTGGCCGCCATGCCGGGGGGAAGCTTTGGCCGAAGCGGGGCGGGTACAGCCTGGACGGCGGCGGGTGTCCTGGAGACCTTTGCCAGCGGTGCGGCGCGGATCACCGACCGGGGCCTGTTGATCGAGGGCTTGAGGACCAATCAGCTGAGTCTGTTCAATGCCGATCCTGTGGATGTGGCGGGCCTGACCCCCTTTGGCGGGGCGACGGTGTCGGTGGTGGAGCGAGGGGCGCTGATCGCGGCCGCAGGACTGGCGAAGGTCTGTCCCAATGGACGGGTATTCCGTGTGGTGACGACAGGCAGCGATCAGGGCGTCAGCATCGGCACGGCGACAACCGGGACGATGGCGACGAGCGCCAGCGCCTGGGTTGCGATCGAAAGCGGGTCCGCCGCTGGCGTCTGCCTGGAAGGCCACGGCCCGGTGGCAGCGACGTCTTCGACGGAGCTGACGCGGATCGGGGTGGACGGGGTGGTACCCGGCGCCAGCACGCGGATGCGGGTGGCGTCGCAGGGCGGGGCCTCGACCTTCGTGTTCGTCCTGCCGCAGCTGGAAACGGGGGCATCGGCCAGCAGCCCGATCGTGACGACAGGTGCGGCGGCGACCCGAGGGGGCGATGTCGCCCTGCTGGGCCAGCTGGCGCTGAGCCCGCCGTACACGGTCGTCTGTGCCTTCGAGCCGGACGCGTCGGCCTGGACCACAGGAGCGGGGCAGTATGTGCTGTCGCTGTCGGACAGCACAGATGTGTCGCGGGTCATTCTGCTGAGGTCATCGGCGACGACCGTGAACATGGAAATCTATAACGGCGCAGGGCGGATCTGCCTGATCAATCACGCGGTGCTGCCCGGTCAGATAAACCGTATCGCCGTGCGTGTGGCCGCCGACGATATGAACAGCGCCGCCAACGGCCAGTTGGGAGCCCATGACACGGCAGGCACGCCAGAGGCCGTCAGCCTGCTGGGCCTCGGCTGCCGGGCCATCACGGGCGGCAATGCCCTGTGCGGCAGCGTCAGCGCGGTGACGATCCGGCCAGGGGCCGCGAGCGATGCCGAACTGATCGCCCTGACCCAATAG
- a CDS encoding ABC-F family ATP-binding cassette domain-containing protein, with translation MAPRSSPRPPLVALKDVRLQDGPRPLFDGVDLALEPRTRSCLVGRNGAGKSTLMKVVMGLIEPDSGTRSMQAGVRFAYVPQEPLIAGDTLLDYASSGEAEPWTAEAWLTTFGMDPQKSTKGLSGGEIRRAALAKAFAEEPDLLLLDEPTNHMDILAIELLEKEIIDARCATLIVSHDRAFLNRVTQSCHWLEGRRVRTLNKGFDAFDEWAAKVTEEEAESLRRLNKAIERETYTFYRSITAQRTRNEGRARALEAMRADRAERVKDLPRDLQLGVDSGTTSGKLVADLKGISQRFGDRTVIKPFTSRIIRGDRLAIVGPNGAGKTTLVKIMLGELTPTEGTVKLGANLEPVYLDQSREGLRSDMTLWDALTPGGGDSILVRGVSKHVAAYAKDFLFSEAQLRQPISTLSGGERNRLLLARALAKPANMLVLDEPTNDLDMDTLDKLEELLESYDGTLILVSHDRDFVDRLATSTIGMNGRGDIVETPGGWTDFIRQNPGFLSASASSGGGSSRSDGAVATSQPGAASAGSSRPASAAPPSASPAGEAAARTKPGKLSFKDTHRLKELDALIQELPATIAGHEASLADVNFYSRDPSGFASTMKALEAAQSKLAAAEEEWLELEAKREALAG, from the coding sequence ATGGCTCCCCGCTCCTCTCCCCGTCCGCCCCTCGTCGCCCTCAAGGATGTCCGTCTTCAGGACGGGCCCCGCCCCCTGTTCGACGGCGTCGATCTGGCGCTGGAGCCGCGCACCCGCTCCTGCCTTGTCGGCCGCAACGGCGCGGGCAAGTCCACCCTGATGAAGGTGGTCATGGGTCTGATCGAGCCCGACAGCGGCACCCGCTCCATGCAGGCCGGCGTCCGGTTCGCCTATGTCCCCCAGGAGCCGCTCATCGCGGGCGACACCCTGCTGGACTACGCCAGCTCCGGCGAGGCCGAGCCCTGGACGGCCGAGGCCTGGCTGACCACCTTCGGCATGGACCCGCAGAAATCGACCAAGGGCCTCAGCGGGGGCGAGATCCGCCGTGCCGCCCTGGCCAAGGCCTTCGCCGAAGAGCCGGACCTACTGCTGCTGGACGAGCCGACCAACCATATGGACATCCTGGCGATCGAGCTGCTGGAAAAGGAAATCATCGACGCCCGCTGCGCCACCCTGATCGTCTCCCACGACCGCGCCTTCCTGAACCGTGTCACCCAGTCCTGCCATTGGCTGGAAGGCCGCCGGGTCCGCACCCTCAACAAGGGCTTCGACGCCTTTGACGAATGGGCCGCCAAGGTCACCGAGGAAGAGGCCGAGTCCCTGCGCCGTCTGAACAAGGCCATCGAGCGCGAGACTTATACCTTCTACCGGTCCATCACGGCGCAACGCACCCGGAACGAGGGCCGCGCCCGCGCTCTGGAGGCCATGCGCGCCGACCGCGCCGAGCGGGTCAAGGACCTGCCTCGCGACCTTCAGCTGGGCGTCGATTCCGGCACCACCTCGGGCAAGCTGGTGGCCGACCTGAAAGGCATCAGCCAGCGGTTCGGCGACCGCACCGTCATCAAGCCCTTCACCAGCCGTATTATCCGCGGCGACCGCCTGGCCATCGTCGGCCCCAACGGCGCGGGCAAGACGACCCTGGTCAAGATCATGCTGGGCGAACTGACCCCCACCGAGGGCACGGTGAAACTGGGGGCCAACCTCGAACCCGTCTATCTGGATCAGTCGCGCGAGGGGCTGCGCTCGGACATGACCCTGTGGGATGCCCTGACCCCCGGCGGCGGGGACAGCATCCTGGTGCGCGGCGTGTCCAAGCACGTCGCCGCCTATGCCAAGGATTTTCTCTTTTCCGAGGCCCAGCTTCGCCAGCCCATCTCCACCCTGTCGGGCGGAGAGCGCAACCGGCTCCTGCTGGCCCGCGCCCTGGCCAAGCCGGCGAATATGCTGGTGCTCGACGAGCCGACCAATGATCTGGACATGGACACGCTCGACAAGCTGGAAGAGCTGCTGGAATCCTACGACGGCACCCTGATCCTGGTCAGCCACGACCGCGACTTCGTCGATCGCCTGGCCACCTCGACCATCGGCATGAACGGCCGTGGCGACATCGTGGAAACCCCCGGCGGCTGGACCGACTTCATTCGCCAGAACCCGGGCTTCCTCAGCGCCTCTGCCTCCTCCGGCGGAGGGTCGTCGCGCAGCGACGGAGCGGTGGCGACCTCGCAACCCGGCGCCGCCTCGGCTGGCTCCAGCCGCCCAGCGTCGGCTGCGCCTCCGTCGGCGTCCCCCGCCGGGGAGGCAGCGGCCCGCACCAAGCCCGGAAAGCTCTCCTTCAAGGACACCCACCGCCTCAAGGAACTGGACGCCCTGATCCAGGAGCTTCCCGCGACCATCGCCGGCCACGAAGCGAGCCTGGCCGACGTCAACTTCTACAGTCGCGACCCTTCCGGCTTCGCCTCCACCATGAAGGCCCTCGAAGCCGCCCAGTCCAAACTCGCCGCCGCCGAAGAGGAATGGCTGGAGCTGGAGGCAAAACGGGAAGCCTTGGCGGGCTAG
- a CDS encoding YcgN family cysteine cluster protein, producing MTFWQTKSLTEMTREEWESLCDGCGLCCVIRFEDEDTGEVIPTRVHCKLFDPNSCACSDYTNRREHVPDCIKLTPWNIEALEWMPKSCGYRRIHEGRDLADWHPLVSGSPETVHSAGVSVRGQTISELALATPEDALDFEAPDWVAERGMG from the coding sequence ATGACTTTCTGGCAAACCAAATCCCTGACCGAGATGACCCGGGAGGAGTGGGAGAGCCTGTGTGACGGGTGCGGGCTGTGCTGCGTGATCCGTTTCGAGGACGAAGATACGGGGGAGGTGATCCCGACGCGGGTCCACTGCAAGCTGTTCGATCCGAACAGCTGCGCCTGTTCCGACTATACCAACCGACGCGAGCATGTGCCCGACTGCATCAAGCTGACGCCCTGGAACATCGAGGCGCTGGAGTGGATGCCCAAGTCGTGCGGGTATCGCCGGATCCACGAGGGCAGGGACCTGGCCGACTGGCATCCGCTGGTGTCGGGGTCGCCCGAGACTGTGCATTCCGCCGGGGTCTCGGTGAGGGGGCAGACGATCTCGGAACTGGCGCTGGCGACGCCGGAGGACGCGCTGGACTTTGAGGCACCGGACTGGGTTGCCGAACGCGGAATGGGTTGA
- a CDS encoding ABC transporter ATP-binding protein, protein MADTAAALSHVCVHFPGKALGPIDLAVAAGEIVTLVGASGAGKSTTLRLLAGLERPSQGTLTRAAGPGRTGFVFQSPTLMPWADAAANVALPLELSGLARDAARQRAVQALADVGLGDRSDARPNQLSGGMAMRVSLARALVTAPDLLLLDEPFAALDSVTRRRLIEDIHRLWAARAAPPAIVFVTHDVEEAVYLAHRVVVLSSASGRVTADLPCPGLLPRPDGWRTEADYRAAVEAVAGALEAAMGEAR, encoded by the coding sequence GTGGCTGACACCGCCGCCGCCCTCTCCCACGTCTGCGTTCACTTCCCCGGCAAGGCCCTGGGGCCCATCGACCTCGCCGTTGCGGCTGGAGAGATCGTGACCCTGGTCGGGGCGTCGGGGGCCGGGAAGTCGACCACCTTGCGGCTGCTGGCGGGGTTGGAGCGGCCCTCGCAAGGGACGCTGACCCGGGCCGCCGGACCGGGGCGAACCGGCTTTGTATTTCAGAGCCCCACCCTGATGCCCTGGGCCGATGCGGCCGCCAATGTCGCCCTGCCGCTGGAACTGTCGGGTCTGGCCCGGGACGCGGCGCGTCAGCGCGCCGTTCAGGCTTTGGCCGATGTCGGTCTGGGCGACCGCAGCGATGCCCGCCCCAATCAGTTGTCCGGCGGCATGGCCATGCGGGTGTCCCTGGCCCGGGCCCTGGTCACCGCCCCCGACCTGCTGCTGCTGGATGAGCCGTTCGCCGCCCTCGACTCGGTCACCCGCCGTCGCCTGATCGAGGACATCCATCGGCTGTGGGCCGCCCGCGCCGCACCGCCTGCCATCGTCTTCGTCACCCACGATGTGGAAGAGGCCGTCTATCTGGCCCATCGTGTCGTGGTGCTGTCCTCCGCAAGCGGCCGCGTGACCGCTGACCTGCCCTGTCCCGGTCTCCTGCCGCGGCCCGATGGCTGGCGCACCGAGGCCGATTATCGCGCTGCGGTCGAGGCCGTGGCCGGTGCCCTGGAAGCAGCGATGGGAGAGGCGCGATGA
- a CDS encoding spike base protein, RCAP_Rcc01079 family, giving the protein MPSNDVYQAHGRSPGSPARRAEAVTPSDTVDLTTYAKALYLGVGGDLTLIPAGSTAAVTLKNHAGGYVPVQARRVLATGTTAQHIVALSE; this is encoded by the coding sequence ATGCCGTCGAACGACGTCTATCAAGCCCATGGCCGGTCGCCGGGTTCGCCCGCGCGGCGCGCCGAAGCGGTGACGCCCAGCGATACGGTCGATCTGACGACCTATGCCAAGGCGCTGTATCTGGGGGTCGGGGGCGACCTGACGCTGATCCCCGCCGGATCGACGGCAGCGGTCACGCTGAAGAACCATGCAGGCGGCTATGTGCCGGTGCAGGCGCGGCGCGTACTGGCGACCGGTACGACCGCCCAGCACATCGTGGCCCTGTCCGAATGA
- a CDS encoding HK97 family phage prohead protease: MLKAVTAFSLPRRGKENAGTVLIEGHASLWNVADLNGDVVAKGAFGDSLARTGPGGVRMLHQHESRAVVGVWDEMLEDDRGLFVRGRITDWSPDARYAAALARAGALDGLSIGFRAVKARRDGRLRVLTQVDLWEVSLVTFPMLPGARFGVVER, encoded by the coding sequence ATGCTGAAGGCGGTGACGGCATTTTCCCTCCCCCGGCGGGGGAAGGAAAATGCCGGGACGGTCCTTATCGAAGGCCATGCCTCGCTGTGGAACGTCGCCGATCTGAATGGGGATGTGGTGGCCAAGGGAGCGTTCGGGGACAGTCTGGCGCGGACCGGGCCGGGCGGGGTGCGGATGCTGCACCAGCACGAGAGCCGGGCCGTCGTGGGCGTGTGGGACGAGATGCTCGAGGACGACCGCGGCCTGTTCGTCCGGGGCCGGATCACCGACTGGTCCCCCGACGCCCGCTATGCCGCCGCCCTGGCCCGAGCCGGGGCGCTGGACGGCCTGTCGATCGGCTTCAGGGCGGTGAAAGCGCGCCGCGACGGGCGGCTGAGGGTGCTGACCCAGGTCGACCTGTGGGAGGTATCGCTGGTGACGTTTCCGATGCTGCCGGGGGCGCGGTTCGGGGTCGTGGAGCGATGA
- a CDS encoding PAS domain S-box protein, giving the protein MTTRPAKAGEAAESALDRLVHLACTALGTPMGLVSILGEQTTAFCAVVGTDLQELPTEVSVTRALVEMGSDAVLVIGDALNDPRFCRHPMVTGPEAIRFYAGATVRRRDGVAVGAIGVMDRVPRDGLTPDQMVTLKRLAALSGDLVDQMMVEQTQAEQLQMLQLAESMAGVGHWRWDVTTNRVNWSDEVYRIHALDRASFDPSLDSAVGAYHPEDQVRLNALIEHSLATGEGYDFELRIIRADGAERITRAKAVCETDGTGRVRAMFGVFQDVTEDVQAQAAVTASEARYRLLADNATDIIATYSLDGRFGYVSPSVEVATGYRPEELIGRPVTDFLYPDDVPSVLNAFQTLSRAGSEVVSARIAYRARRKNGSLVWLEAHPRLLRDADGQPIEFHDVTRDITHTKALEEQLTLARDKAEAGARVKSEFLANMSHELRTPLTSVIGFSGLLQSSKALPQAERLYADRIATSSEALLSVINDILDYSKLEADAVELDPQPFDPRELAESAASIVEDQCAKKGLALVVAVADDLPETLMGDANRLRQVLLNFLSNAVKFTAKGQITLTVGGAATSEGWRLKAQVRDSGIGIAADKIDALFERFAQADASTTRNYGGTGLGLSISRRLIEMMGGEIGAESQAGEGSTFWFEASLPLAHAEWTDLAEIEPVAMPTGARLLMADDTAANRELVTVMLGGFGLTVDTASDGAEAVEAVRSRDYDLVLMDVHMPVMDGLAATRAIRALGGAAARVPIIALTANVQAENVRSCLEAGMDDHVAKPIQVADLVAAIGRQLSPASDMEFGVRHGV; this is encoded by the coding sequence GTGACGACAAGACCGGCAAAAGCTGGCGAGGCGGCGGAAAGTGCACTGGACCGGCTGGTCCATCTGGCCTGTACCGCATTGGGCACCCCGATGGGGTTGGTTTCGATCCTGGGAGAGCAGACGACGGCCTTTTGTGCCGTCGTCGGGACCGACCTTCAGGAATTGCCGACCGAAGTCAGCGTGACACGGGCGTTGGTCGAGATGGGCAGCGATGCCGTACTGGTGATCGGCGATGCCTTGAACGACCCCAGGTTCTGCCGTCATCCCATGGTGACGGGGCCTGAGGCGATCCGCTTCTATGCCGGGGCCACGGTCCGTCGCCGCGACGGCGTGGCGGTGGGGGCCATCGGGGTCATGGACCGCGTCCCGCGCGACGGGCTGACCCCCGATCAGATGGTGACGCTGAAACGGCTGGCGGCGCTGAGTGGCGATCTGGTGGACCAGATGATGGTCGAGCAGACGCAGGCCGAGCAGCTGCAGATGCTGCAACTGGCCGAAAGCATGGCCGGGGTCGGTCACTGGCGCTGGGACGTGACCACGAACCGGGTCAACTGGTCGGATGAGGTTTACCGCATTCACGCCCTGGATCGCGCCAGTTTCGATCCTTCTCTGGACAGCGCGGTGGGGGCCTATCACCCGGAAGATCAGGTCCGGTTGAATGCCCTGATCGAACACTCCCTGGCGACGGGAGAGGGGTACGACTTCGAACTTCGCATCATCCGCGCCGATGGAGCGGAAAGAATTACGCGCGCCAAGGCCGTGTGCGAAACCGACGGGACAGGACGCGTTCGGGCCATGTTCGGTGTGTTCCAGGACGTCACGGAGGATGTGCAGGCCCAGGCAGCCGTCACGGCAAGCGAAGCGCGATACCGTTTGCTGGCCGACAATGCGACCGACATCATCGCCACCTATAGTCTGGATGGCCGGTTTGGGTATGTCTCGCCGTCGGTGGAAGTCGCGACCGGCTATCGGCCTGAAGAGTTGATCGGTCGCCCGGTAACGGACTTCCTGTATCCCGACGATGTGCCGAGTGTGCTGAACGCCTTTCAGACCCTGTCGAGGGCTGGATCAGAGGTGGTTTCGGCGCGGATTGCGTATCGGGCTCGTCGAAAGAACGGCTCGCTGGTCTGGCTCGAGGCCCACCCCAGGCTGCTGCGCGACGCCGATGGGCAACCCATCGAATTCCACGATGTCACGCGGGACATCACCCATACCAAGGCGCTGGAAGAGCAGCTGACCCTGGCTCGCGACAAGGCAGAGGCCGGAGCGCGGGTGAAGTCGGAATTCCTGGCCAATATGAGCCACGAACTGCGGACACCCCTGACCAGCGTGATCGGCTTTTCGGGCCTGCTGCAGTCCAGCAAGGCGTTGCCGCAGGCCGAGCGGCTGTATGCCGACCGGATCGCGACCTCCAGCGAGGCGCTGTTGAGCGTCATCAACGACATTCTGGACTATTCCAAGCTGGAGGCGGACGCGGTCGAGCTGGATCCGCAGCCGTTCGATCCGCGCGAACTGGCTGAGAGTGCCGCCTCGATCGTCGAGGATCAGTGCGCCAAAAAGGGTCTGGCCCTGGTCGTGGCCGTGGCCGACGACCTGCCCGAAACCCTGATGGGCGACGCAAACCGGTTGCGGCAGGTTCTGCTGAACTTCCTGTCGAACGCGGTGAAGTTCACGGCAAAAGGCCAGATCACCCTGACGGTCGGAGGGGCGGCGACGTCGGAGGGCTGGCGACTGAAGGCCCAGGTGCGCGACAGTGGCATCGGCATTGCCGCCGACAAGATCGACGCCCTGTTCGAGCGCTTTGCCCAGGCCGATGCCTCGACCACGCGAAACTATGGCGGCACGGGTCTGGGACTGTCGATTTCGCGCCGGCTGATCGAGATGATGGGCGGCGAGATCGGAGCCGAAAGCCAGGCGGGCGAAGGTTCGACCTTCTGGTTCGAGGCCAGCCTGCCCCTGGCCCATGCAGAGTGGACGGACCTGGCCGAGATCGAGCCCGTGGCCATGCCGACGGGCGCTCGGTTGCTGATGGCGGACGATACGGCGGCGAACCGCGAGCTGGTCACGGTCATGCTGGGCGGGTTCGGTCTGACGGTGGACACGGCCAGCGACGGGGCTGAGGCGGTCGAGGCGGTTCGCAGCCGGGACTATGACCTGGTGCTGATGGATGTGCATATGCCGGTGATGGATGGCCTGGCGGCGACGCGGGCGATCCGGGCGCTGGGCGGGGCGGCCGCGCGGGTGCCAATCATAGCCCTGACGGCCAATGTCCAGGCCGAGAATGTAAGGTCCTGCCTGGAAGCGGGCATGGACGACCATGTGGCCAAGCCGATCCAGGTCGCGGACCTGGTGGCAGCCATCGGGCGACAGTTGAGCCCGGCGAGTGATATGGAGTTTGGAGTGAGGCACGGCGTATGA
- a CDS encoding response regulator transcription factor codes for MTTLLIVEDDPLIREMMDISISQAGYGIVTAGSGASALEVLRRLRVDLVLLDIHMPEMSGLDVLKAMRRAGVAMPPVLMVTANTSADAVKEAMYLGCVGYVAKPFAPEALLARVRRVLKPAQPGSLARREAAPDARVLEI; via the coding sequence ATGACGACGCTTCTGATCGTCGAGGACGACCCTTTGATCCGCGAGATGATGGACATCTCCATTAGTCAGGCTGGCTATGGCATCGTCACGGCCGGCTCGGGAGCCAGCGCCCTGGAGGTGCTGCGCCGACTGCGGGTCGATCTGGTCCTGCTGGATATCCATATGCCGGAGATGAGCGGACTGGACGTCCTGAAGGCCATGCGCAGGGCGGGGGTAGCAATGCCGCCGGTGCTCATGGTCACGGCCAATACCAGCGCCGACGCCGTGAAGGAGGCGATGTATCTGGGCTGCGTCGGCTATGTGGCCAAACCCTTTGCGCCCGAAGCACTGCTGGCGCGGGTGCGACGGGTTCTGAAGCCAGCCCAGCCCGGTTCGCTGGCCCGTCGGGAAGCGGCACCGGACGCGCGCGTGCTGGAAATCTGA
- a CDS encoding endonuclease domain-containing protein has translation MTPPETALWSRLRQRQPGRPAFRRQHPIGPYILDFYCSDRRLAIEIDGIAHNDQSDRDARRDVWLRDQGIKVVRIPAVDVLRDPDAAAVFVWSLVSPQ, from the coding sequence ATGACTCCGCCCGAGACGGCGCTATGGAGCCGACTGCGCCAGCGCCAGCCAGGTCGCCCGGCCTTTCGTCGCCAGCATCCGATCGGCCCCTACATCCTCGACTTCTATTGCTCGGATCGCCGCCTGGCGATCGAGATCGACGGCATAGCTCACAACGATCAGTCGGATCGCGACGCTCGTCGCGACGTCTGGCTTCGCGACCAAGGCATCAAGGTCGTCCGCATTCCGGCCGTCGATGTCCTGCGTGACCCAGATGCTGCGGCTGTCTTCGTATGGTCGCTCGTGTCACCTCAATAA
- a CDS encoding DNA-packaging protein, with protein MDWRTWVLLGGRGSGKTFAGAHWINTLARESGRTLALVGPALHDVREVMVEGPSGIKALAGSDRPRWEAGRKRLVWANDTVAYAFSAEDADSLRGPQFHAGWADEFCAWRNPETVLSNLRFGLRLGEMPRLMVTTTPRPMAALRRLLAQGGTVIDSGATQANARHLSPGFLAHLNELYGGTRLAAQELMGLIVETDGALFRAQDLAQARGARPASLDRIVVAVDPPATAHGDACGIVVVGRKDGRAYVLADRTVRGRSPDGWARVVAAVAKEFKAAQVMAEANQGGEMVRTLLAQAGCETAVKLVHARHGKRVRAEPVAALYEQGRVIHCDAFPALEEEMMALGSDAGGASPDRADALVWAINGLMLNGREGPRIRRL; from the coding sequence GTGGACTGGCGGACCTGGGTCCTGCTGGGGGGGCGTGGATCGGGCAAGACGTTCGCGGGGGCGCACTGGATCAATACGCTGGCGCGTGAGAGCGGGCGGACGCTGGCCCTGGTGGGGCCTGCGCTGCACGATGTACGCGAAGTGATGGTGGAGGGGCCGTCGGGCATCAAGGCCCTGGCCGGGTCGGACAGGCCGCGATGGGAGGCCGGACGCAAGCGACTGGTCTGGGCCAACGACACGGTGGCCTATGCCTTTTCGGCCGAGGACGCGGACAGCCTGAGGGGGCCACAGTTCCATGCCGGATGGGCCGACGAATTCTGTGCCTGGCGCAACCCCGAGACGGTTCTGTCGAACCTGAGGTTCGGGCTGCGGCTGGGCGAGATGCCCCGGCTGATGGTGACGACGACGCCCCGCCCCATGGCCGCGTTGAGACGGTTGCTGGCCCAGGGCGGGACGGTGATCGACAGCGGTGCCACCCAGGCGAATGCCCGCCATCTGTCACCGGGCTTTCTGGCCCATCTGAACGAACTCTACGGAGGGACGCGGCTGGCGGCGCAGGAGCTGATGGGGCTGATCGTCGAGACAGACGGTGCCCTGTTCCGTGCGCAGGACCTGGCCCAGGCGCGCGGGGCCCGCCCGGCGTCGCTGGACCGGATCGTGGTGGCGGTCGATCCGCCGGCGACGGCGCATGGCGATGCTTGCGGCATCGTGGTGGTGGGGCGCAAGGACGGCCGCGCCTATGTGCTGGCCGACCGGACGGTGCGGGGGCGGTCGCCCGATGGCTGGGCCCGTGTGGTGGCCGCGGTGGCCAAGGAGTTCAAGGCCGCCCAGGTCATGGCCGAGGCCAACCAGGGCGGCGAAATGGTGCGGACCCTGCTGGCTCAGGCCGGGTGCGAGACAGCGGTGAAGCTGGTTCATGCCCGCCATGGCAAGCGGGTCCGGGCCGAGCCGGTCGCGGCGCTGTACGAACAGGGGCGGGTCATCCACTGCGACGCCTTTCCTGCGCTTGAAGAAGAGATGATGGCCTTGGGCAGCGATGCCGGAGGGGCCAGCCCGGACCGGGCCGACGCCTTGGTCTGGGCGATCAACGGCCTGATGCTGAATGGCCGTGAGGGGCCACGGATCAGGCGGCTCTAG
- a CDS encoding ABC transporter substrate-binding protein, with protein MPPSPTRPVSGPAITSRRLILAGGIATTVTALAGCDRTEAPIDEQGRVRLRFATDWRAQAEHGGFYQALATGAYEKRGLNVQIVQGGPGVNVPQLLATGSVELGMGSNSFIPLNLVAEGAPVKAVAAFFQKDPQVLIAHPDEALTGIADLAGRPFLLADASITAFWVWLKAKYGFTDDQVRKYTFNPAPFIADERAVQQGYLTSEPYSIEQAAGFEPRVFLLADEGYPSYATMVLAPNAFARDNAAALRSFIAASAEGWRDYIHGDASAADALIRRDNPDMTQDVLTQAREKLRVNGIVDGGDAALYGLGAMTNERWQAFFDVTAQAGVYPPNLNWRDAFTTQYLPGRG; from the coding sequence ATGCCGCCATCCCCGACTCGCCCCGTTTCCGGCCCTGCGATCACCAGTCGACGTCTGATCCTGGCGGGCGGCATCGCCACCACCGTGACCGCCCTGGCCGGTTGCGACCGGACGGAGGCCCCCATCGACGAACAGGGACGGGTGCGTCTGCGCTTCGCCACCGACTGGCGGGCCCAGGCCGAGCATGGCGGCTTCTATCAGGCCCTGGCCACCGGGGCCTATGAGAAGCGAGGCCTGAACGTCCAGATCGTCCAGGGCGGGCCCGGCGTGAACGTGCCGCAACTGCTGGCCACCGGCAGCGTCGAGCTGGGCATGGGCTCCAACAGCTTTATTCCCCTGAACCTCGTCGCCGAAGGGGCCCCGGTGAAGGCCGTCGCCGCCTTCTTCCAGAAAGACCCCCAGGTCCTGATCGCCCATCCGGACGAGGCCCTGACCGGGATCGCCGACCTGGCCGGGCGGCCATTCCTGCTGGCCGATGCCTCGATCACCGCCTTCTGGGTCTGGCTGAAGGCGAAGTACGGCTTCACCGACGATCAGGTCCGCAAATACACCTTCAACCCCGCCCCCTTCATCGCCGATGAGCGCGCGGTCCAGCAGGGCTATCTGACCAGCGAGCCCTATTCGATCGAACAGGCCGCCGGGTTCGAGCCGCGCGTCTTCCTGCTGGCCGACGAGGGTTATCCCTCCTATGCGACCATGGTGCTGGCTCCCAATGCCTTTGCCCGCGACAATGCCGCCGCCCTGCGGTCCTTCATCGCGGCCTCGGCGGAAGGCTGGCGCGACTATATCCACGGCGATGCCAGCGCCGCCGACGCCCTGATCCGCCGCGATAATCCCGACATGACCCAGGACGTCCTGACCCAGGCCAGGGAAAAGCTGCGCGTCAACGGCATCGTCGATGGCGGAGATGCCGCCCTCTACGGCCTGGGCGCCATGACCAACGAGCGCTGGCAGGCCTTCTTCGACGTCACCGCCCAGGCCGGCGTCTATCCCCCCAACCTGAACTGGCGCGACGCCTTCACGACCCAGTACCTGCCGGGCCGTGGCTGA